From one Acinonyx jubatus isolate Ajub_Pintada_27869175 chromosome B1, VMU_Ajub_asm_v1.0, whole genome shotgun sequence genomic stretch:
- the TLR10 gene encoding toll-like receptor 10, translating into MTLIRSVYVFCSIVMSVLGYASKPPEDRELTTNCSNMSLRKVPEDLSPTTTTLDLSYNLLSQLQSSDFRSVSKLKVLILCHNRIQELDIKTFEFNRELRYLDLSYNRLKIVTWYSLAGLRHLDLSFNDFDSVPIHEEAGNMSHLEILGLSGAKIRKSDFQKIAHLHLNTVFLGLRSLFYYEEGSLPILNTTKLHIVLPMNTNFWVLLRDGIKTSKILEMTNIDGKSQFSTYETQQNLTLANSKTSILLLNKVDLLWDDLLLIFQFVWHTSVECFQVQHVTFGGKVYLDHNSFDYSNTAMRTIKLEHIQFRIFYIPQERVYLLFTKMDIENLTISDAQMPHMRFPNYPTRFKHLNFADNILTDDLFKQPIQLPHLKTLILKGNKLETLSLVSFFANNTSLKHLDLSQNLLQYENDENCFWPETLITMNLSSNKFADSVFRCLPRSIQILDLNNNKIQTVPKEIIHLKSLRELNLAFNFLTDLPGCSHFRKLSILNIEMNLILSPSLDFFQSCQEVKTLNAGRNPFRCTCELRDFIQLEKYSQGMMIGWSDSYICEYPLNLKGTRLKDVHLPELSCNTALLIVTIVVIMLVLGTAMAFCCLYFDLPWYLRMLGQWTQTLQRIRKTTQEQLKRNVQFYVFISYNKHDSTWVKYELIPNLEKEENLICLHEGNFDPGKSITENITNCIEKSCKSIFVLSPNFVQSEWCHYELYFAHQNLFHENSDYIIFILLEPIPLYCIPTRYPKLKALMEKKAYLEWPKDRRKCGLFWAKLRASINVNLLETREMCELQTFVELNEESQGSVISLIRTDCL; encoded by the coding sequence ATGACACTTATCAGAAGCGTTTATGTATTTTGTAGTATTGTTATGTCAGTGCTGGGCTACGCGTCAAAGCCGCCAGAAGACAGGGAATTGACAACCAACTGCTCCAACATGTCCCTAAGAAAGGTTCCTGAAGACTTGAGCCCAACCACAACCACACTGGATTTATCCTACAACCTCCTTTCTCAGCTTCAGAGTTCAGATTTTCGTTCTGTCTCTAAACTGAAAGTTTTGATTCTATGCCATAACAGAATCCAAGAGCTGGATATCAAGACCTTTGAATTCAACAGAGAGTTAAGATATTTAGATTTGTCTTACAACAGATTGAAGATTGTAACTTGGTATTCACTGGCAGGTCTCAGACATTTAGATCTTTCTTTCAATGACTTTGACAGTGTGCCTATCCATGAGGAGGCTGGCAACATGTCACATCTGGAAATCCTGGGTTTGAGTGGGGCAAAAATACGAAAATCAGATTTCCAGAAAATTGCTCATTTGCATCTAAATACAGTCTTCTTAGGATTAAGAAGTCTTTTTTATTATGAAGAAGGTAGCCTGCCCATCTTAAACACAACAAAACTTCATATTGTTTTACCAATGAACACAAATTTCTGGGTTCTTTTGCGTGACGGAATCAAGACTTCAAAAATACTAGAAATGACAAACATAGATGGCAAAAGCCAATTTtcaacttatgaaactcaacaaaATCTTACTTTAGCGAATTCCAAGACATCTATTCTATTGCTTAATAAAGTTGATTTACTCTGGGACGACCTTCTCCTCATCTTCCAGTTTGTTTGGCATACATCAGTAGAATGCTTCCAAGTCCAACATGTGACTTTTGGAGGCAAGGTTTATCTTGACCATAATTCATTTGATTACTCAAATACTGCAATGAGAACTATAAAATTGGAGCACATACAGTTCAgaattttttatattccacaggAAAGGGTCTACTTGCTTTTTACCAAAATGGATATAGAAAACCTGACTATATCAGATGCACAAATGCCACACATGCGGTTTCCTAATTATCCTACAAGattcaaacatttaaattttgctGATAATATCTTAACAGATGACCTGTTTAAGCAACCTATCCAATTGCCTCATTTGAAAACTTTAATTTTGAAGGGCAATAAATTGGAGACACTTTCTTTAGTGAGTTTCTTTGCCAACAACACATCCTTGAAGCACTTAGATCTCAGCCAGAATCTGTTACAatatgaaaatgatgaaaattgcTTTTGGCCAGAAACCTTGATCACTATGAACCTGTCATCCAACAAATTTGCTGATTCTGTTTTCAGGTGCTTGCCCAGAAGTATTCAAATACTTGACCTGAATAATAACAAAATTCAAACTGTCCCTAAAGAGATTATTCATCTGAAGTCTTTGCGAGAACTAAATCTCGCATTTAACTTTCTAACTGATCTTCCTGGGTGCAGTCATTTCAGAAAACTCTCAATTCTGAACATTGAAATGAACTTAATTCTCAGCCCATCTCTGGATTTTTTCCAGAGCTGTCAGGAAGTTAAGACTCTGAATGCAGGAAGAAATCCATTCCGGTGTACCTGTGAATTAAGAGATTTCATTCAGCTGGAAAAATATTCACAGGGCATGATGATTGGATGGTCAGATTCATATATCTGTGAATACCCTTTGAATCTAAAGGGGACTCGGTTAAAGGATGTTCATCTTCCTGAATTATCTTGCAACACAGCTCTGTTGATTGTCACCATTGTGGTTATCATGCTAGTTCTGGGGACGGCTATGGCCTTCTGCTGCCTCTACTTTGATCTGCCCTGGTATCTCAGGATGCTAGGTCAGTGGACACAGACATTGCAGAGGATTAGGAAGACAACCCAAGAACAACTCAAGAGAAATGTCCAGttctatgtgtttatttcataCAATAAACATGATTCTACCTGGGTGAAGTATGAATTAATTCCCAatctagagaaagaagagaacttGATTTGCCTTCATGAAGGAAACTTTGATCCTGGCAAGAGCATTACTGAAAATATCACGAACTGCATTGAGAAAAGCTGTAAGTCCATCTTTGTTTTGTCTCCCAACTTTGTCCAGAGTGAGTGGTGCCATTATGAACTTTACTTTGCCCACCAAAATCTCTTCCATGAAAATTCTGattacataatttttatcttGCTAGAACCCATTCCACTCTACTGTATTCCTACCAGGTATCCTAAGCTGAAAGCTCTTATGGAAAAGAAAGCATACTTGGAATGGCCCAAAGATAGGCGTAAATGTGGACTTTTTTGGGCAAAACTTAGAGCTtctattaatgttaatttattagaAACCAGAGAGATGTGTGAACTACAGACATTTGTGGAGCTGAATGAAGAGTCTCAAGGTTCTGTAATCTCTCTGATAAGAACAGACTGCCTATAA